A single window of Anopheles moucheti chromosome 2, idAnoMoucSN_F20_07, whole genome shotgun sequence DNA harbors:
- the LOC128299730 gene encoding annexin B10-like, which produces MSWYYTPVPTVVPVEGFDASADANALRGAMKGFGSDEQAIIDILCARSNAQRQQIMEQYSSELGRDLIEDLKSELGGKFEDVIVGLMMPPEKYLCKQLHKAMDGMGTDEDTLIEVLAPQTNEEVKKIVDCYEEMYSRPLAEHLCSETDGSFRRLLTMIIVGARDAQGTVDADLAVEQAKQLYDAGEGKLGTDEEVFYKILAHASFDQLEIVFEEYKKLSGQTIEQAMKSELSGELYDALSAIVECVQMAPHFFAKRLHKAMDGAGTDDEKLIRIIVSRSEIDLQNVKDEFEQMYNKTLLSAVRNECSGDYKRALCALIGGA; this is translated from the exons ATGTCCTGGTACTACACG cCTGTCCCTACGGTGGTTCCGGTGGAGGGATTTGATGCTTCCGCGGATGCCAATGCACTGCGCGGTGCAATGAAGGGCTTTGGATCGGACGAACAGGCCATCATCGACATTCTTTGCGCTCGTAGCAACGCCCAGCGTCAGCAAATTATGGAGCAGTATAGCAGCGAGTTGGGTCGG GATTTAATTGAGGATCTTAAATCCGAACTAGGAGGCAAGTTTGAGGACGTCATCGTCGGTTTGATGATGCCACCGGAAAAGTATCTGTGCAAGCAGCTGCATAAAGCGATGGACGGTATGGGAACGGATGAGGACACGCTTATCGAGGTCCTTGCACCGCAAACCAACGAAGAGGTGAAGAAGATCGTCGACTGCTACGAGGAGATGTACAGTCGTCCGCTGGCAGAGCATTTGTGCAGCGAAACCGATGGTAGCTTCCGGCGGCTGCTCACCATGATTATCGTCGGTGCTCGCGATGCACAGGGTACAGTCGATGCGGATCTTGCTGTGGAGCAGGCGAAACAATTGTATGACGCCGGTGAGGGCAAACTCGGTACGGATGAGGAAGTGTTCTATAAGATACTTGCCCATGCATCTTTTGATCAGCTGGAGATTGTGTTCGAAGAGTACAAGAAACTCTCTGGTCAAACGATCGAGCAAGCCATGAAGAGCGAATTGAGTGGCGAGCTTTACGATGCCCTGAGTGCGATCGTGGAATGTGTCCAGATGGCACCGCATTTCTTTGCCAAACGACTGCATAAGGCCATGGATGGGGCTGGCACGGACGATGAGAAGCTGATTCGTATCATTGTGTCACGTTCGGAGATCGATCTGCAAAACGTGAAGGATGAGTTTGAGCAGATGTACAACAAGACACTGTTGAGCGCTGTACGG
- the LOC128309609 gene encoding annexin B10-like, with amino-acid sequence MSWYYTPHPTVLPVEDFDASADANALRKAMKGFGTDEQAIIDILCARSNAQRQEISEAFKRELGRDLIDDLKSELGGKFEDVILGLMLRPEAYLCKQLHKAMDGIGTDEKTLIEIISPQTNDQIKEIVDCYEEMYNRPLAEHLCSETSGSFRRLLTMIIVGSRDPQGTVDPDLAVEQAKQLYDAGEGKLGTDEDVFYKILAHASFDQLEIVFDEYKSLSGRTIEQALKSELSGELYDALSAIVECVQMAPHFFAKRLHKAMDGVGTDDATLIRIIVSRSEIDLQNIKDEFEQMYNKTLVSAVRSETSGDYKRALCALIGNA; translated from the exons ATGTCTTGGTATTACACG CCCCACCCCACCGTTTTGCCGGTAGAGGATTTTGATGCATCTGCCGATGCAAATGCGCTCCGGAAAGCGATGAAAGGTTTCGGCACAGACGAACAGGCGATCATTGATATTCTGTGCGCGCGATCCAATGCCCAGCGTCAGGAGATCTCGGAAGCGTTCAAGCGTGAATTGGGAAGA GATTTGATCGATGATCTGAAGTCGGAGTTGGGCGGCAAGTTTGAAGATGTCATTCTTGGGCTGATGCTGCGTCCGGAAGCGTATCTGTGCAAGCAGCTGCACAAGGCGATGGACGGTATCGGTACGGATGAAAAGACGTTAATCGAAATCATTTCTCCTCAGACGAACGATCAAATTAAGGAGATCGTCGACTGCTACGAGGAGATGTACAACCGTCCGCTGGCAGAGCATTTGTGCAGCGAAACATCCGGTAGCTTCCGGCGACTTCTGACAATGATCATCGTTGGCTCTCGCGATCCGCAGGGCACGGTTGACCCGGACCTTGCCGTCGAGCAGGCGAAACAACTGTACGATGCCGGTGAGGGCAAACTCGGTACGGATGAGGATGTGTTTTACAAGATCCTTGCCCATGCATCCTTCGATCAGCTGGAGATTGTGTTCGATGAGTACAAAAGTTTGTCCGGTCGTACGATCGAGCAGGCCCTGAAGTCGGAACTTAGCGGCGAGCTTTACGATGCACTGAGCGCGATCGTGGAATGTGTCCAAATGGCACCGCATTTCTTTGCCAAACGACTGCATAAAGCGATGGATGGGGTCGGAACGGACGATGCGACGCTGATTCGCATCATTGTGTCGCGGTCCGAGATCGATCTGCAGAACATCAAGGATGAGTTTGAGCAGATGTACAACAAGACGCTCGTCAGCGCCGTGCGA AGTGAAACTTCCGGTGATTACAAACGGGCCCTTTGTGCATTGATCGGAAACGCATAA
- the LOC128309793 gene encoding annexin B10-like: MSWYYVPVPTVRPAENFNPSEDAAALRKAMKGFGTDEQAIINILCSRSNYQRLQIIDAFKRDLNRDLLKDLKSELSGKFEDVIVGLMMPPLNYLCKQLYKAMDGIGTDESTLIEILCSQDNETMHAISRRYEEMYDRPLAEHVCSETSGNFRKLLTLIITGTRDQKDVTNPDLAVEQAKSLYNAGEGKWGTDESVFYKILAHASFSQLSIVFDEYKKLTGRTIEQALKAEVSGDFYEALSAIVECVQMAPHFFAKKLFLAMDGLGTDDKTLIRIIISRAEIDLQNIKDEFEQMYNKTLLSMVKNETSGDYKRVLCALIGDA; this comes from the exons ATGTCGTGGTATTATGTG CCTGTACCTACCGTACGTCCGGCGGAAAATTTCAACCCATCCGAAGACGCGGCCGCACTCCGTAAAGCGATGAAAGGTTTCGGTACCGATGAACAGGCGATTATCAACATACTTTGCTCGCGGAGCAACTATCAACGCCTGCAGATTATAGACGCGTTCAAACGGGACCTGAACCGTGATCTCTTGAAAGACCTAAAGTCGGAACTGAGCGGTAAATTTGAGGATGTAATCGTCGGTTTGATGATGCCCCCGTTGAACTATCTCTGCAAACAGCTGTACAAGGCGATGGATGGCATCGGCACGGATGAGAGTACACTCATCGAGATTCTGTGCTCGCAGGATAACGAAACGATGCACGCAATTTCACGTAGATACGAAGAGATGTACGATCGACCGCTGGCTGAACACGTCTGCTCGGAAACGTCCGGTAACTTCCGGAAATTGTTGACGCTTATAATTACCGGTACGCGGGATCAGAAGGATGTTACCAATCCGGACCTAGCCGTTGAACAAGCCAAGAGCCTTTATAACGCTGGAGAAGGAAAATGGGGCACCGATGAGTCGgtgttttataaaattctGGCCCATGCCTCCTTTAGCCAGTTGTCCATTGTGTTCGATGAGTACAAGAAGCTTACCGGCCGAACCATCGAACAGGCATTGAAGGCGGAGGTGTCTGGCGATTTCTACGAAGCCTTGAGCGCGATCGTCGAATGCGTCCAGATGGCGCCACATTTCTTCGCCAAAAAACTGTTCTTGGCTATGGACGGTCTCGGTACGGACGATAAAACGCTGATCCGAATCATCATCAGCCGAGCGGAAATTGATTTGCAGAATATCAAGGATGAGTTTGAACAAATGTACAACAAAACTCTTCTCAGCATGGTGAAG AACGAAACATCCGGTGACTACAAACGTGTTCTTTGTGCGTTGATTGGCGATGCATGA